The Plasmodium berghei ANKA genome assembly, chromosome: 12 genome contains a region encoding:
- a CDS encoding ATP-dependent RNA helicase DDX42, putative: MMHNDKDEDNFFEDDNYENNKNEKIHDDNGQDEVDPLDEFMLEINKVIEEEKNKKKREQNKFNNKEIGSEFENSIDSYAKSPRKCEKSKNINDTDQKHPIDKKNSNNSNDAKNDNSLDDNDVTADIYEFLEKKNEELMNEKNKEKEHGKSFNNTKNYFVSAGTKDPQMEIKDDNSDFHDFLNDGNYKNKNDEIIICNINYDEIELDEFKKDIFVTDENINNFTLEQSVEYKKKNNIKTIGFNVPKPIFSFLQLKNIIDKEVLENMYDLSISILSPAQSIVIPTFLSGRDFIANSRTGSGKTLAYIISLIIHLMNYKKESKKDAQKGAKKKNSDPHALILTPTREICVQISEEINKISMNKLSSTLLFNGINFKNAYDDIHKGVDIIISNVKTLINFVNKKYLSLTNIKYVILDEFDKLFSNQFINSVISILNNIRTDSIRAFFSSTFSDSIHELIKPYLSKKHILIQVDDNNMIIDKKFYIVEESYKYKYLLHAIHQFSNNGQGFIFCNSKKNVLALYERLKTEIQLKHIKFDFIYGDMDQTDRLYKLDSLKNKRTQILISTGLMERGINVIDLNFVINYDCPRDLFVYIHRIGRCSRMDNKGYAVTFITPSEKKMAYLIYTHLKNAKETIDEELENFILRSNLDNHIEIKKLKRKMNNPNYDNPLKKVGPTNNNNTIISLGSMPFQASSSQKQNEKPPPKQVHMISSNDVLSSSSDEY, translated from the exons ATGATGCATAACGATAAAGATGaggataatttttttgaagatgataattatgaaaataataaaaatgaaaaaatacatgACGATAATGGACAGGATGAAGTTGATCCATTAGACGAATTTATgttagaaataaataaagtaatcgaagaagaaaaaaataaaaaaaaacgcgagcaaaataaatttaataataaagagaTAGGAAGTGAGTTTGAAAATTCTATAGATAGTTATGCAAAATCGCCAAGAAAATGTGAAAAgagtaaaaatataaatgatacaGATCAAAAGCACCcaattgataaaaaaaatagcaatAATAGTAATGATGCCAAGAATGATAACAGTTTGGATGATAATGATGTGACTGCAGatatttatgaatttttggaaaaaaaaaatgaagaattaatgaatgaaaaaaataaagagaAAGAGCATGGAAAAAGTTTTAATAACACTAAAAACTATTTTGTAAGCGCTGGAACAAAAGATCCacaaatggaaataaaagatgATAATAGTGATTTTcatgattttttaaatgatggtaattataaaaataaaaatgatgaaataataatttgtaatattaattatgaTGAAATTGAATTAgatgaatttaaaaaagatatatttgttactgacgaaaatataaataattttactCTCGAACAAAGTGtggaatataaaaaaaaaaataatataaaaacaataggTTTTAATGTACCAAAGCCaattttctcttttttacaattaaaaaatattatagatAAAGAAGTTCTTGAAAATATGTACGATTTGTCTATAAGCATTTTATCTCCTGCTCAATCCATAGTAATCCCAACATTTTTAAGTGGTAGAGATTTTATAGCAAACAGTAGAACTGGATCAGGGAAAACACTTGCATATATTATCTCGCTAATCATTCATTTGatgaattataaaaaagaaagcaAAAAGGACGCACAAAAAGGtgcgaaaaaaaaaaactcaGATCCTCATGCTCTTATATTGACACCAACTAGAGAAATATGTGTGCAAATTTCTgaggaaataaataaaatatctatgaataaattaagttcaactttattatttaatgggataaattttaaaaatgctTATGATGATATACACAAAGGGGTTGATATCATAATATCCAATGTAAAAACATTAATTAACTTtgttaacaaaaaatatttatcattgactaatatcaaatatgttatattagacgaatttgataaattattttcaaaccaatttattaattcagttatttcaatattaaataatatacgaACTGATTCTATAAGAgcctttttttcttcaacATTTTCAGATAGTATTCATGAATTAATCAAACCGTATTTAtctaaaaaacatattttaatcCAAGtagatgataataatatgataatagataaaaaattttatattgttgAAGAAtcatacaaatataaatatttattacatgCGATCCATCAGTTTTCAAACAATGGCCAaggttttattttttgtaatagtaaaaaaaacgtGTTAGCACTATATGAACGACTTAAAACAGAAATACAactaaaacatataaaatttgattttatttatggTGATATGGATCAAACAGATAGATTATATAAACTAgattctttaaaaaataaaagaacacaaatattaattagTACTGGTTTAATGGAAAGAGGCATAAATGTTAttgatttaaattttgtaattAATTATGATTGCCCTCGTGAcctttttgtttatattcaCAGAATTGGTCGATGTTCCAGAATGGACAATAAAG GCTACGCTGTCACGTTTATTACCCcatcagaaaaaaaaatggcaTATCTTATTTATactcatttaaaaaatgcaaagGAAACAATAGATGAAGAAttagaaaattttattttaagaaGCAACTTGGATAACCATatcgaaataaaaaaattgaaaagaaaaatgaataatccTAATTATGATAACCCATTGAAAAAAGTAGGGCccacaaataataataatacaattatAAGTTTAGGCTCAATGCCTTTTCAAGCAAGTTCATcacaaaaacaaaatgaaaaaccTCCACCAAAACAGGTGCATATGATTTCTTCAAATGATGTTTTATCATCTTCAAGTGATGAATACTAA
- a CDS encoding peptidase, putative, whose protein sequence is MSSNTNAIRKIPPFMNKLEDIYNICYGGLNKIEKCQFGKAVSRRINGEKLDMYQLYIIHYQLCNKEKLYKISYVQENMNISNSFFDKEYKMYMSDDGEIGCLFNNNDNKLMINLFKNDGNKGSFFFTSINNISVNDIHKKFFMYESFCSFNSNNTLLLYSAESEDIKLKKEGNIFQKSDLDALKKLNNGVYTETFGEQYNYSFFYLYLYNLIDNTVKYITVKDITSCFYNPKFIDETSFVCLSYRTVPYRLGIYAFNTRQNDLLLCTLNDFDFDIAVDGDNTDIKDYDAIGNTGNSGKSKKNHVRCSYIKLSCKNFKHIASPIIIKDKDQVYVACLVIFHKNDESKQHISEYNLVLIKLEKDETKKSKNKKSNKDVSVEEEKSLIHYENTDENYNEYNNISGLKVEDDRTDNIHGNNNNINDKSNDDACNYKKIETYILVREGEYTPYFRGIYTNEIKGCCYPYIFLNTILYCNKIIIAVHMFTKNIYRVLINDIYNENDPGTSIEILCMKENNLLISIRNMLLNDILMYCIFNEQHIKGNFIYLTNLKSYNIDFSTYSNIEKKNDFIYSNINDNSKNLFKILSEIETSVFENKHPYIRRKKPNYNLLYQNEQEYLNDIKDKGISLSNFNLFNKNNLRNLILYIHGGPYSLTYNEYRNIYIYFAACGFDVLCVNYIGSLTYTDKPNILNGFVNTIEINDIMAVFQNFSKHFGDYENVYLYGGSYGGFASCSLLTKSNIFKSGCVINGVYEWILSAYSSDVPDFFVNLTVNKNTEYDCIFDKHDYAMSYEMSPLNYAQNIKTPVLIICSKNDMRVTYHNSIALYNRLRALKKKTKLFLFDDANHSIDNYHYDETILMNTVLWFYDYDTKKKK, encoded by the coding sequence ATGAGTAGTAATACAAATGCAATAAGAAAAATCCCCCCGTTTATGAACAAACTCgaggatatatataacatatgCTATGGGggattaaataaaatagaaaaatgtCAGTTTGGGAAAGCAGTATCAAGAAGAATAAATGGTGAAAAATTAGATATGTATcaattgtatataatacattatCAGCTAtgtaataaagaaaaattgtataaaatatctTATGTTcaagaaaatatgaatataagtaatagtttttttgataaagaatataaaatgtatatgtCTGATGATGGGGAAATAGGatgtttatttaataataatgataataaattaatgataaatttatttaaaaatgacGGAAATAAAGggtcttttttttttacatctataaataatatatctgtaaatgatatacataagaaattttttatgtatgaatcattttgttcatttaaTTCTAATAACACTTTGTTACTATATAGTGCTGAAAGTGAagatattaaattaaaaaaagaaggaAATATATTCCAAAAATCAGATTTAGATGCattaaaaaagttaaatAATGGAGTGTATACAGAAACATTTGGAGAGCAATACAATTattcgtttttttatttatatctcTATAACTTAATAGATAATACtgttaaatatatcacTGTAAAAGATATCACAAGCTGCTTTTATAATCCTAAATTTATTGATGAAACATCTTTTGTTTGCTTATCTTATAGAACAGTACCATATAGATTAGGCATATATGCTTTTAACACAAGACaaaatgatttattattgtGCACACTTAACGATTTTGATTTTGATATCGCGGTAGATGGAGATAATACTGATATAAAGGATTATGATGCAATTGGTAATACTGGGAATAGTGGGAAAAGTAAGAAAAATCATGTACGGtgttcatatataaaattgtcttgtaaaaattttaaacatATTGCTTCAccaattattataaaagatAAAGATCAAGTATATGTTGCATGCTTAgtaatttttcataaaaatgacGAAAGTAAACAACACATTAGTGAATACAATTTagtattaattaaattagaaaaagacgaaacaaaaaaaagtaaaaataaaaaatctaATAAAGATGTTTCTGTGGAAGAAGAAAAATCTTTAATACATTACGAAAATACtgatgaaaattataatgaatataacaatattaGTGGTTTAAAGGTAGAAGATGATCGTACTGATAATATTCATGGGAACAATAACAACATCAATGACAAAAGCAATGACGATGCGtgtaattataaaaaaatcgaaacatatatattagttaGAGAAGGTGAATATACACCATATTTTAGAGGTATATATACTAACGAGATTAAAGGATGTTGCtatccatatatttttttaaatacaattttatattgtaataaaataattattgcTGTTCATAtgtttacaaaaaatatatatcgtGTActtataaatgatatatataatgaaaatgatcCAGGTACAAGCattgaaatattatgtatgaaagaaaataatttattaattagtATAAGAAATATGTTGCTAAACGATATATTAATGTATTGCATATTTAATGAACAGCACATTAAAgggaattttatttatcttacaaatttaaaaagcTATAATATAGATTTTTCAACATATAgcaatatagaaaaaaaaaatgattttatttattcaaatattaatgataattctaaaaatttatttaagaTATTAAGTGAAATCGAAACTTCagtttttgaaaataagcATCCTTATATTAGGAGAAAGAAACCAAACTATAATTTGCTTTATCAAAATGAGcaagaatatttaaatgatattaaaGATAAAGGCATATCATTATcgaattttaatttatttaataaaaataatttaagaaatttgattctatatattcatGGAGGACCATATAGTTTAACCTATAATgaatatagaaatatatatatatattttgcagCATGTGGTTTTGATGTTTTGTGTGTTAATTATATAGGATCATTAACCTATACGGACAAgccaaatatattaaatggtTTTGTAAATACTATTGaaattaatgatataatGGCAGTATTCCAAAATTTTTCTAAACATTTTGGTGATTATgaaaatgtttatttatatggTGGTTCTTATGGAGGATTTGCTTCATGCTctttattaacaaaatcaaatatttttaaaagtgGATGTGTTATTAATGGAGTATATGAATGGATATTATCGGCATATTCAAGTGATGTACCcgatttttttgtaaatttaacagtaaataaaaatacagaATATGACTGCATTTTTGATAAGCATGATTATGCAATGTCATATGAAATGTCACCTCTTAATTATgctcaaaatataaaaactcctgttttaataatttgttcaaaaaatgatatgCGGGTTACTTATCATAACAGTATAGctttatataatagattaagagctttaaaaaaaaaaacaaaattatttctatttGATGATGCAAACCATTCCATTGACAACTATCATTATGATGAAACTATTCTTATGAATACAGTTCTGTGGTTTTATGATTACGACACTAAGAAGAAGAAGTAA
- a CDS encoding protein kinase, putative — protein MRILYSSKEKYTKYFHRGYLIKSDTNVNDTTKLYPCVFLKSGEKRLVKKIDKNIFKGEILNALLKLRTYTYKNDSSLPKYLLKTYNIYEDDKFSYVIFENCAGGFFFDILKDNNVINENILAEWFYQILTALNFLEKTNIYHGNLNGYCIHFKDKTRKEIRVSLLSINNNYDNIDEKGDLYGLYFIRSPQEIKKLYHDKNNSWYVGMLLYFILHGSYPFINNNVLVNYYNIVQNNIPFTALKLDHKNYTNLMYDFLKSALEKDYDMRPSVEGLLNHPWIKKKGEHPIYEILDENTRRMGINQIKAIEQNMNNIYELNNI, from the exons ATGAGAATTCTATATTCGTccaaagaaaaatatacaaagtATTTCCATAGAGGGTACTTAATAAAATCCGATACGAATGTAAATGACACAACAAAACTATATCCTTGTGTTTTTTTGAAAAGTGGAGAAAAAAGATtggtaaaaaaaatcgataaaaatatatttaaaggAGAAATATTGAATGCTTTACTTAAATTAAGAACTTATACTTATAAGAATGACTCAAGTTTACcaaaatatttactaaaaacatataacaTTTATGAAGATGATAAGTTTTCTTATGTTATCTTTGAAAATTGCGC CGGTGGGTTCTTTTTTGATATACTAAAGGACAATAATgtaattaatgaaaatatattagctGAATGgttttatcaaatattaACCGCTCTGaattttttagaaaaaacaaatatatatcacgGAAATTTAAATGGATACTGTATACATTTTAAGGATAAGACACGAAAGGAAATAAGAGTAAGTTTATtaagtataaataataattatgacAATATTGATGAAAAAGGTGACTTATATggattatattttattagatCTCCacaagaaataaaaaaattatatcatGATAAAAACAATTCATGGTATGTAGGAATGCTATTGTATTTTATCTTACATGGGTCATATccatttataaataataatgttttggtaaattattataatattgtacaaaataatattcctTTTACGGCCTTAAAACTGGaccataaaaattatactaATTTGATGTATGATTTTCTTAAAAGTGCCTTAGAAAAGGACTATGACATGAGGCCCTCAGTAGAGGGTTTACTAAATCATCCTTGGATAAAAA AAAAAGGAGAGCACcctatatatgaaatattgGATGAAAATACTCGAag GATGGGAATAAACCAAATAAAAGCCATAGaacaaaatatgaacaacATTTACGAACTCAACAATATATAA
- a CDS encoding UDP-N-acetylglucosamine--dolichyl-phosphate N-acetylglucosaminephosphotransferase, putative: protein MKSKFANNKTKGNVTHIYKENIPERYLFSFLIIYLLIVLYVLRDTIYKNIIIFYIGPCVLLFKLSFICMPKFIQFLNQKGLCGTDLNKISKDKVAEPIGLFPSILYFIFVLFYQILYYNDHKILLEYNAGLLSIISMTFLGFIDDVLELKWRYKVLLPFFASLPLLLCYSGETNIRIPNFLIFIFKKKIINIGFFYYVYIILLSVFCTNTINIYAGINGLEIGQALIISIFISIHNLIEIVLNIRSFDVSGLLILKQHFLSVIFTLPFISINLATFAFNFYPSKGFVGNTLTYFCGIFLAVVSIFGHYSKTLILFLIPQFLNFFLSLPQLFNFIPCPRHRLPIIDHKTNKLTYSYNFTLINLILYIFGPLSEYHLVIVLLILQFVTCSIGLFLRYFIDTK, encoded by the exons ATGAAAAGCAAATTtgcaaataataaaactaaGGGCAATGtaacacacatatataaagaaaatataccAGAGAGATATctattttcttttcttataatttatttattaattgtaTTGTATGTATTAAGAGATACGATATAtaagaatataataattttctacATTGGCCCATGTGTTCTTCTTTTTAAACTATCCTTTATATGCATGCCAAAgtttatacaatttttgaATCAAAAAG GACTATGTGGTACTGATTTAAACAAGATAAGCAAGGATAAAGTAGCGGAACCAATTGGGTTATTCCCATcgattttatattttatttttgttttgttcTACCAGAttctatattataatgaccataaaatt ttacTAGAATATAATGCGGGATTGTTGTCCATTATTTCCATGACCTTTTTG GGTTTTATAGATGACGTTCTTGAATTAAAATGGCGATATAAAGTTCTTTTACCCTTTTTCG CTAGTCTACCCTTGTTATTATGCTATTCAGGAGAAACAAACATACGAATACcgaattttttaatttttatatttaaaaaaaaaattataaatattggttttttttattatgtatacatTATATTGTTGTCTGTATTTTGTACAAacacaataaatatatatgcgg gaATTAACGGATTGGAGATTGGGCAAGCCTTGATTATTTcgatttttatatctatacACAATTTAATT GAAATAGTATTGAATATTAGAAGTTTTGATGTCTCGggattattaattttaaaacaacattttttatcagTAATATTTACCCTACCATTTATATCAATAAATTTGGCGACATTtgcttttaatttttatccATCAAAAGGATTTGTAGGGAATACATTAACCTACTTTTGTGGCATATTTTTGGCAGTTGTTTCAATATTTGGCCATTATTCCAAaacattaatattatttttaattccacaatttttaaatttttttttatccttgccacaattatttaattttataccATGCCCAAGACATAGACTACCAATTATAGAtcataaaacaaataaattaacatattcatataattttacattaataaatttaattttatatatttttggcCCTTTATCAGAATATCATTTAgttattgttttattaattttgcAATTTGTTACTTGCTCCATTGGCTTATTTTTGAGATATTTTATTGATACTAAATAG
- a CDS encoding histone H2A.Z, putative codes for MEVPGKIIGGKVGGKVGGKVLGLGKGGKGKTGSGKTKKAPLSRASRAGLQFPVGRVHRMLKTRISSDGRVGSTAAVYAAAILEYLTAEVLELAGNATKDLKVKRITPRHLQLAIRGDEELDTLIKATIAGGGVIPHIHKALMNKVPVPPPQTKKPKKN; via the exons ATGGAAGTACCAGGAAAAATAATTGGTGGCAAAGTTGGAGGAAAAGTCGGTGGTAAAGTTCTTGGTCTTGGTAAAGGAGGAAAGGGGAAAACAG GATCAGGAAAAACTAAAAAAGCTCCATTATCTCGTGCATCAAGAGCTGGATTACAATTCCCAGTTGGTAGAGTACACAGAATGCTAAAAACAAGAATTTCTTCTGATGGACGAGTTGGGTCCACAGCTGCCGTATATGCAGCAGCCATCTTGGAATATTTAACTGCTGAAGTTTTAGAATTGGCAGGAAATGCAACAAAGGACTTAAAAGTGAAGAGAATTACCCCAAGACATTTGCAATTAGCCATTAGag GTGACGAAGAATTAGATACACTTATCAAGGCAACAATTGCTGGTGGTGGTGTTATCCCACATATTCATAAAGCTTTAATGAACAAAGTCCCAGTTCCACCACCCCAAACCAAAAAACccaaaaaaaactaa